ATGTTTACTGGCAAGGCTTAGACTATTATCAAAAAAACCTTTTTGAGGATAACGGAGCGCCACGCTGGATGAACGACCAGAAATATCCGCTTGATATTCATGGCGCGGCGCAAGGAATTATAAGCTTTGCTAAAGCCGGACGATATAAAAAAGAATATATAGTGCAGGCTGCTCGTATTGGCGAGTGGACGATGAATAATCTTTATCGGTCTCGAGCTCAAGATTTTATTTACCGTCAAGGCAGGTTCTTTAAGTGTGATTTTTCGCTGATGCGCTGGTGTAATGCCTGGATGGCCAGGGCCTTAGCGGAATATGTTTTAGCCGATTCTGATCCTGTGAAAAAAGGAATTTAATTATGCTGGGCCAGGAATTAATTTACGATCAATCATTATCTGGGGCAGAACGATTTTATATCCGGATCTTTGGAATTCCGATCAATGGCTTAAGAATTCGGGCGCGGCGCATTCTACCGCTGATTACGGCAAAATACAGCAAAATCCTTGATGCGGGCTGCGGGCAGGGGATTTTTACCTTTGAGATGGCGCGGCGCCTTCCTAAAAGTCAAATTACCGGCATTGATATCGATAAAAAACTCTTAGAGCGCAACGAGAAAATCGCAAAAAAAGTCAGTCTTGTAAATTGTCAATTTCTCTATCAGGATATCAATCATTTAAGTTTTAAAAACCAATACGATCTGGTTCTCAATGTTGATAATCTAGAACATCTTGAAGAGGATGAAAAAGCGTTGTGTAATTTCTACGCGGCGTTAAAGCCTGGAGGAGAGCTGATCCTCCATGTTCCGGCATATTATCGGCGCTGGATTTTCTTTGGCTGGAAAGTTAACTTTGATGTGGACGGGCATTATCGTCCAGGATATACTATGGAAGATATTTTGGAGAAAATCAAGAGAGTCGGCTTCCAGGTCGTAGAAAATTATTATACATACGGCTGGCTTGAGACGATCACGAATAATATCTCCTATTTAATTACAAAAGCCCGCATGAAGAATAAATGTCTTTATGCGGCTGTTTTTCCTTTCCTTTTAATCGTTTCTTATTTTGGCCGTAACAGTAAGCCGGCACGCGGAGCAGGTGTGTTGGTGATTGCAAGAAAATAAAAATATGAAACAGCTCATACGCCGCGTTATTGACCCAAAAGGTATTATTCGTATCGAAGAAATTCCTACTCCTCATGCTGGAGAAAACCAGGCGCTTATCTCTTCTCATTATTCGCTTATTAGCTCGGGAACAGAGCTAGCTGAAATCAGCAAGAATCCCATTGAATTGGCCAAACTTGCTTTGACCGATCCGTGGATGCGTAATGCAGTTAAAGATCTTATTTTTTCCGGAGGCCTAAAAGAGACAGCGGATACCATCACGAATGAATTGTTTCTTTATAGACTGATCGGTTACAGCGGTTCAGGGATCGTTTTGGCAAAAGGAAAAAATATTACTGATGTCCAGGTCGGAGACAAGGTTGCTTTTGCCGCTCAGGGTCATGCCGAACAAGTTGCGGCTTACGCCAATCATGTTGTAAAAATTCCCGAGAATCTTGATTTAAAATATGCTGCTTTTGCGACAGTTGGCGCGGTTGCTTTGCAGGGTATTCGTCGGTCTCAAGGGCAGATTGGCGAGTGGGTTGTTGTTTACGGTTTAGGGCTATTAGGACAGCTTGCGGCTCAAATTCTTCTGGCTTCGGGAATGCGCGTGATCGGTATTGATCTTAGCGAGCAAAGAGTTGAATTGGCAATGAAGGCAGGGCTAAAATACGTCGTTAATCCGGCAAAAGATGATGCGGTGGATACAGTTTTGCGCATAACAGCGGGCAAAGGAGCAGATTGTGTGATGATCTGCGCTGCTTCTCAAGATTCTGTTATTGCGAATAATGCGATGAAAATGGCAAGAAAGCAAGGGAGGGTTACTTTTGTCGGGATTGTCAAAATGGACCTTGAGCGTAAACCGTTTTTCTTAAATGAACTTGATTTGTCGTTTTCGCGGGCGTATGGGCCTGGCAGTTATGATCCTTCCTATGAGAAAGGACGGATCGAATATCCGTATCAGTATATTCGATGGACGGAAAAACGGAATTTAGAAGAAGTGATCCGGCTCATGGCTGAAAACCGCCTGAATATTGAGCCTTTAATCGATTCAATTTTTCCGCTTGGTGAAGCACAAAAAGCATTTGATAAAGTTAAAACTTCCCAAATGAAGTCTGTAGCTGTGCTTCTTTCGTATCCCAAAAATGAGAAAATAGAAACGAAAATTGTTAGCGCCGTACCTCGTAGGCATGTTTCTAAGGATGTTATCAATATCGGCGTTATTGGTTCTGGGAATTTTACCCGCAATGTCCATATTCCGAATTTATCAAGATTAAAGAAATTTAATATTAAGGCTATTTGTTCTGCTTCAGGTATGAATGCGGCCGCGATGGCCAAACGCTACAATATTGAGTGTGTGACGACTCAGTATCACGATATTTTGCAAGACCCGAATATTGACACCATTTTGATCGCAACACGCCACGATCTGCATTCTTTGATCGCCATTGAGGCGGCAAAAGCCCAAAAGAACATCTTTGTAGAAAAACCAGTGGCGATGAGTCTGCAAGACCTGGATGCTGTCCGGCAAGCAGTAAAAGAGAACGATGTTTGCTTTATGGCTGGCTATAACCGGCGATTTTCACCGATCGTTCAAAAAGCAAAGAAATATATTACTCAAAAACCTATTGTGATGAATTATGTGGTAAATATAAAAAATCTTTCCGATTCTCACTGGACACTGGATCCTGTTGAGGGTGGTGGTCGCTTGTTAGGGGAAGCGGACCATTTTTTCGACCTGATGAATTGTTTTGCCGGATCGCGACCAAAAGAAGTTTCGGCAGCTTCCTTTCCGATATCAACAGATACCAAAGAAGGGTTGTTCAACTTTGCAGTTCAAGTGAAATATGAGAACAATAGTCTTGGACAGCTTATTTATACAAGTTTGGGCGGCCCAAAAATTCCTCGGGAAAGGCTTGAAATATTTTGTGGAAGCAAGACTTTAGAAATCATTGATTTCAATACGCTTCTCATTAACGGGAAGATTCAATCGAAAATGTTAGGGATGGGGCATTTTGAAGAGTTGGAATATTTTAGCACAAAAATATCCGGACATTGTTCAGATGAGGATTTGGATGATGCATTATCCGCCTCTTGGGTTTGCCTTAAAGCTCACGAACAAATAATCCATCGTTGATCATCAAGAAAATCTTAACATCATGAAAACTCCTTCTAAGCTGTCGGATTCTTATGCCGTTATATTATGCGGCGGGCGGGGACTGCGCATGGGAACATTAACTCGCCATGTTCCAAAACCGTTGGTCTTAATAAACGGCAAACCGATCCTTTGGTATATATTTCGAGAGCTTTATAGTATAGGTTTTCGAAAATTTATTTTTCCTTTAGGGTATCTTGGGAATATGATTAAATCTTATGTCGATAGGAATTTCGCGCAACTTAATTGTGAGATCGTCCTTGTTGATACCGGAATTAATACCCCGATTGCGCGGCGTTTGGCGAAGATTGCTCGTTTTATTCCGGACGGAAAAGATTTTCTCTTGCTTAACGGCGATGCATTTTTTCGCTTTGATCTGAAAGAGATGTATAAAAAACATTCAAGAACAAAATCTTGGTTGACCTTGGCGTCGGCCGAGATCGTTTCAAATTACGGTCTTATTTATGAGAAAAATGGACGGGTTATTAATTTTGACCGTGATGCAAAAATTGATCGGTATGGTTTGTCCGGAAAGAAAAATAATTACGGTTTTATCTATTCCGGAATTGCTTTTTTGAATAAAAGAGCGTTGACCGCCACTAACCTTCGGCAGTGTGATTCGTTTGAAGAAAAGCTGTATCCATTATTGATCCGAAAAGGGAAAGCCACTCATTGGGCGGCGAAAGGCTTTTGGCATTCCGTAGATAGCCCCAAAGATATTCAGCAGGCGGAAAATATTGTTCGAAAATTTAAACTAACGACGTTACGGGAAATTAAATAATGACGCCTGATCTACTTAAGAGATATTCCTATCAAAATCGCTATGTCAGCGATGTTGATGAAGTCATAAGAAAAATCCTTAATAAAACGATTATCCCCCATCAACTTGAGATCCAGCCGGGCCGTCTTGGTGGGGATAAGCTTTGCTGGTTAAGCTGTCCTTATTGCTATGGAGGCACATCAAAGAATACCCAAGAGCGCTTAAGACCTGAAAGATATGTCGAGATCTTGCGCCAGGCGGCGCAGGGGCCGAACGGCGGCATCAATAAATTTATTTTTGCAGGGTATGCCACGGATCCTCTTAATTACGAGCATATCGATGACCTTTTGCAAACAGCGCGCGATAACAATGTTATTTTCGGTTTTCATACTAAGTCGATTAGGTTTTCTGACCGCTTTCTCGGGCTATTGACGGGATCAAATATCCAGAAACTAAGTTATTTCAGCATCAGCGTTGATGCGGGGAATCCAGAAAGTTACAATCGTACTCATGGAGTAGGGCATTCGAGTGGAGATATCTATCATAAGGTCTTAGAGAACATTCGCCGTGTTACAGCGGCGCGCAAACTGACAAATTGTCCGCTAGATGTCAGCGCAACATACTTGGTAACCCAATTTAATAATTCAACAGAGGAAGTTGTTTCGGCCATTAAAGATCTTACGGCGGCGGGGGTTGATATTATTCGCTTTACGTTTCCGCAAGTGCCGCGTGGACATGAAAAAGCGGACCAGGATGTTATGGTGCCCGGGCGACAAGAAATTCTTGATAGTTTTAAACGCCTAAAGCCGGTCATTGACAGCTTTACTTCGGATCAAGTGCAGGTCGTTATTTTGGATTTTGACGCGGACTATGGGATCGCGGAGCAGAGGCGCACGCATCCGTGTTTTGCCAGATTTGTTTTTCCGACCATAGGTTTTGACGGATATTTGGCGCATTGTTCGGAGTCGGCCGCTCCGCATTTTCGCGATATGAGCTTGGGCAATTTAGCTCAGCGTGATTTTTGGGACCTCTTTTATGATTATGATGTAAAGAATTTTAAGAAATACGTCGAATCCTTCTTTGTTAAGATGTGCAAGAATGATTGCCGTTGTGACCGAAAAGAACACGTTGTTAATAGCCTATTTAAGCAATCAGGAATCATTGAAAAAATCTGATCAATTACAGGTTGCGGTTTTAGGAGCGAGCGGTATCGGGCGGGCTCATGTTCGAGAATTTACAAGAGCCGGTGCTTTTGTTAAAGGCATTTTGGGACGCTCGCAAGAATCGGCCAGCCAAACCGCTGCCCGGCTTAACAAGGAATTTCGCCTGTCCCTTAAACCGTTTTGGAATATTGAGGAATTGCTTAACTGCGGCATTGACGCCGTTAGCATCGCGACACCGTGGGATATCCATTTCGAGCAGATCAGAAAGTCTCTGGATAAAGGTTTATTTGTTTTTTGTGAAAAACCTCTTTTTTGGAACAAGGCGGTCACGCCGGAAGGAATTAAAAAAGATTGCCGGTATCTTTTAGAAAATGCGCAAGAAAAACTAGCTCTTAATATCTGCAATATTGCTTACCTACAAGCCTATGAAAAACTTTATGGGCTTCCTCCAAAAATTGAGTCTTTTGAATTTTCTTATTTTGCTCAAGGGAAGCACAATGGCGATGAGATCGGCGTTGATCTTTTGCCTCATGGGATCTCGTTAATAAATTACCTCGCGCCTCGTGGGGTGCTCTCCTCATTAAAAAAAGAAATTACACAAAATGATTATCATTGTTGGTTCCAGTATACGGGCATCAAATGCCACTTTCATTTTAAGGAAGATCCAAAGGGGCCTAAAGAATTCAGTTTCAAGATAAATGGCTTAAAAACATCGAGATCCTTTGAGGTCCGGGATAATCAATATTGCCCATCGCTTATTCGGGACGATGAGTTAAGGCAAGAAAATCCAGTTGCAGATCCTTTTTTTGTTTTTATCAGCGACTTTGTTAATAAGATTAAAACAAAAGAGAAGTTTCTTTGTGACACGAAGGCAGCGGTTCAAAATATGCAGATGGTTTCAGATATTATTCTTGCTTAACAAAAGGCCAGCATGAATATTGTTCATATTTCTTCGAGTGTTTTTCGCATCCATGGCGCAAGCAAGTGGCTGTTGCTTTTTACGACAACCTTAGAAGAAAAAGGGCATAACAATACCATTGTTTGTCCAAGGTTTTGCATCCCTTTGCCATTTTGGTTTAAAGGGTCCATTCAGCCGCTTTTCAAATCTAAAACTAAGGTCAGAGAGAAATCCGGATTTGTTAAAATTTGTTCGATCTTTAGCCAAATAGCAACCATCATATTCTTGCCGATCATTATTCCTCGAAAAACGGATGTTATCGTTTTGCATTCCGAAGAGAGCCTTTTTGCGGCTGTATTATCCAAGATACTTTTCCCTAAGGCTAAGCTGATTTATTATTGTTATCAGATCCCAAGGGAGTTATATGACCTGCGTGATTGTACGAAAAAAACATATGGTATTTGGATGACGGTTTTTTCGCCTTTTATCGCTGTTTACAAGGTTTTACACAAAAGGTTGCCGCGCTTGGCCGATGGTGTTTTGGTCTGGAGCTCTCAGGAAATAATTTCCGCGCGTTCGTTATATGGCGACTTGCGTTTTTGCGTAGTGCCGGCCGGTGTCGATTATTTACGCTTTGAGATCACGGACGATGCAGCAAAAAAGGTTGAAGCATTCAGGAATCGTTTAAGCCTCGGAAAAAAGAAAATACTGCTTATGAACGCCTCCTTAACGAAAAAAAAGAATATCCCGGAATTTTTAGATCTTATCTACCGGTTGACCCATGAAAGACAGGAAATCCATGGCCTTATCATCGGTGAGGGGCCGGAATACGGGCAGCTCCAGGATACCGTTCGCCGCTTGGGCATTGAAAAAAGTGTAACGTTTTTGGGTTACGTCGCCCAGGAAGATCTGTCGACCTATTATTTTTTATGTGACATTTTATTTTTTATCGAGTTTAATCCACCGTGGACCATGTCGATCATAGAGGCCGCGGCCGCTAAAAAGCCGGTTATTGTTACTACCGGAGGCTCGATCCCAACTTTGGTGAAAGACAAGGAAACGGGATATGTTGTTCAGGATCTTGCGGATGATCTGTATCAACGTACGAAGTTCCTATTAGATGATCCCAGGCGGTGTCAAGAGATGGGAGAAAATAATTTTCAGCATTGTCGTCCGTTTTCGGCAGAGGAAAGCGTAAAAAATTTCTTAAAGATGCTTGAAAACCTCTAAGGTAACCCATATGAAACGTTATAGCTTAATTTTTTCGGGAATTGTTTTCTTCATTAGTTGCTTTTATCTTTATGAAAACCGGGATCAGTTTTTCTTATTCAGAAGCATAAATATTTTGAATATCCTTTGCCTGCTATTCCTGATCCTCGCATTTTTCTTTGTCACCGGATATACCTTTCGTCTTGTGGTAAATCTCTTAAATGTCGAATTAACTTTAGCGGAGACATTTGGGCTGTCCATCTTAACTAATTTTGGCAATTATTTAGGCCCGACCAGTCCCGGTTCAATTATTAAGGCCGTTTACTTGAAAGCGGTGAAAGGGCTAGAGTATTCGAAATTTACGTCTGTTTTCTTTGCGAGTGCTTTCTTGGGGGTCTTTATGACCGGGATTTTTGGGGTCATTTTATTTTTTTCTCTCAAGATCGCAGCAACAAAAGTTTCCATGATCCTTCTTGCGGTTTGTTGGGCATTCGTGATCGTGGCCATTGTTCCGTTTGTTTTACATATACCCCAAATTACTTCTCAACGGCGCATCGCGCAGATGTTGAAGCTGGCCCTTGAAGGGTTTGATGCCATTCGTAATCAGAAAATGGGCTTGATGCGCATTGGCATATCATATGTCGCGCAGTTTGCCCTAAGTGCTTTTATTTTTCAATCAGCATTTTATGCCTTGGGGATCTCGGTATCATATGAACAGGCACTGGCGGTCGGTGTCTATACGACAATCGTAAATTTCGTTAGCATCACGCCAAGCAACTTAGGCATTCAAGAAGCTATGATCGCGTTGATTTTTTCGGTTCTTGGGCAAAGTTTTTCTGTGGGGGTTATGGGCGCGGCGCTTATTCGGGTGGTACATTTGTTGATTACTTTTAGCTTAACGCCAATTTTCACATATCTTTTGTTTAAACGTAAAGGTCTTTCGCTGGCAGGGTTAGATAAAAAATAATGATAACTGCAGGATTTAAGAAAATATTCTTATTTTTTAAAGAGAATATCTGCATTCTTCTTCCCGTCGCAGTCTGGATTTTCATTTTTCGAGGATATTTTTTTGCCGAGCCCTCCATGACCCGTCATGGGATCGATTACTACCATATTATCAAACACTATATGGACAATCTTTCGCGCGGTGTTTTTCCGATGTGGGATCCGTTTTATTCATGGGGCAGGCTTGATAATATTGATCTGCGCTTTATTGGCGAATTTAATCCTTTTCTATGGGTCTATGCTGCTTTAAGCCATACAAGCTTATCACCCATGTCGTCTTTTGCCGTGTATTCGACATCGTATTATTTTCTGGGGTTGTTTGGGTTTTATCTCTTGGCTAAAAAATTTCTTGGCAGGGTAGATCTGGCGGTAATTTCTTTTACGCTTCTTTTGTTCTCCTCTTTAACGTTTACGATCTTCAACAATTATTGCATCCTGCTTCTTTTTGTTCCGTCGGTATGGTTTTTCTATTTCTTAGCGGTGTTTATGGGAAGCCCTGAAAAAAAGTATTTATTGGGCTTAACATTTTCGTTGATGATCGTCACTACGACATATATGCCGTTTTATTTTGTAACGATCTCTGCCGCCGTATTCCTTGTTTTTGTTTTGCTGTTTTTTCCTGAAATAAAGCGTCAGCTTCCTAAAGTTTCTGCTTTTCTAAGAAAGAACAAGGCATTATCGATTTTTTGCATCGCATCTATTTTGGCTTCTCTTATCCCGGGCTTACTTTGGTATTGGGAAGGTTTTAAGGGAGACCAAATTTTATCTTGGCGCCATGAAGGAGCCGGCGACGCGCATACGGCCAGTATGGATATTGACACGATCAATACAGGATCTATCATTGGCCCTGTTACGTTTAAGTGGTTATTTTCGGAACTTGCTTTTCCGGATCAAACTTTGTTTTACATGTCGGTGTTTATTTTTATTATCCTTCTGCTCTCAATGGTTAACTATTTAAATCGAAGATTGCTCGCGTTATTCATTTCGGGATTTATTGTGCTTCTTGTCATGTTGACGGACGCAACGCCGGCACACCGATTTCTATATGACCACATCTATTTCTTTAAGTTGTTTCGAAACATCTTTTATCTTCTCTATTTGTGTTTCCCAATTCTTATTTTGTTTTGCGTTGAGCAGCTGCGGATCTTTCTTGAACATGATCCCAGATCCACAAGAAAGAAAAATATTCTTCTTGGATTTATTACGCTCGTTCATTTATTTCTTATTGTGTTTTTATTTAGACAAGGCGATATTGTCATGGCTTCGTATGCGGCCGTTGTTTTAAGCTTCGTATTTTTCTTCGCGCATTTTTCCGGACTCTTTAAGGGAAGAAAAATCCTGCCTTGCTTTCTTTTGCTTGTTGTTGTCTTGATTCAGCCGGTGGAGGTATTTTCCCACTACATAAAAAACAAAAGCGGGGTTGTTGCATGGTTTCCGGTGGATCGTTTTTATCCAAAGTTTTCTTTTATTCGCCCGGCGCGTGAAAACGACAGTTATTTTAAAGGGCGAAGCCCGAAAGAGATGCAAGACGGATCCGGATTTGACGGCACTAAATACACGGGGTTGAGCTATCCATATGTACTGCAAAAAAATATCAAATATGATGTTTTTGAGAATTACGCGCGCAATAAGTTCATTGTTTATGATACGGTCGAGCATGTAGATACGAGTGATATTGATTTTAAACGCATGGAAGAGGTTTTTCGCGCTGAAAGAAACCTTGCGTTCATTTTTGATGATGTGAATGATTTTTCTGCGGCCGGCTTAAGCAAGCATCCGGCAGATCAATTTGAGAAGATTGCTCAAAATTCACCGCAACTGACGGTTTTGGACTTCGACCTCAACAAGATAAAATTTCGAACGAATTTCTCCGAAACCAAATTCTTGGTTTACAACGACAGCTTCCACAATGAGTGGAAGTGTTTTATGGATAACCAAAAGATAGATATCCATCGGGCGAATTTTGCTTTCAAAGGGATTTGGATCCCGGCAGGAGAGCATATCGTTTATTTTCATTTTGGAGTTGCGTGGCGATATTGGCTGAGCTATTTCTTGCTGGCATTTTACGCTCTGTTTTTTGTTTTTGTTATATATCTTTTCATCAAACAGGATCAAAAACAGTATGTTTAATTTTCTTAAGGACTTCTTGAAGAATGTGACGCATTCGATGCTTAAGATAGGAGGTTTTTCTTGGGCCTTGTATCTTGCCGCGTTTTTACTTTTGTCTGCGATCCTTGATCAGGGCAAGATCCAGGCAAGGCTTTTGAATTATTTTAAGGTTCCTATGGATTATTTATTGGATTTGTCCGCTGCCAAGGTTCTTCCTAATGAGTTTCAGCTGCGCGAACAAATTCGGTATTATGAGCGATTAGCGCAATATGCGCTTCATCAGCCCGAACCGCCGTATCTTTTAGGATTTTGTTATTACTATTTAGGCGATCATAAGAAATCTATTGAATTCTATAAAAAAGCGGTTGAAAAAGCTCCGCAATCGTTTTGGACATATTACAATCTGGGAGTTGTTTATTTTAAATCCGGGCAATTTGAGAAGGCTTTGTCTTCCTGGCGCAAGGCCAAGGCCGTTGACTTAAGAGAAACGCTGAGATTTGTATTTGCATCCGTATTTTTTGAGAAGAGATATTTTGGGTCAAAAGAAAACTTGATCCTAGCCGCGGAACTTAATCTTAAAGAAGCTTACGATCAATGCCAAGAAATATTGATGCTTTGCGACGCTCAAAATGGCTTGTCCTCATTAAGATTCTTAGAACGTGCTCGTGTTTTACAAAGAGATAAAAATTTTAATCCAAAAATCTTTTAATGATAATATGAACGTTGGAGGCGAAGCATGAAAACACAAAAAAATGATTATTTTTGTCACCCAACATCCTGCGTTGAAGAGGGCGCTACAATAGGGCAAGGGACAAAGATCTGGTTTTATTCGCATATTTTAAAAGGGGCGAAGATCGGGCAGCGCTGTCATTTGGGGCAAAACGTGGTGGTGCATCCGACGGCTGTGATCGGAAATGGCGTCAAGATCCAAAATAATGTTTCCGTGTACGATGCGGTAACACTGGAAGATGATGTCTTCTGCGGGCCGTCTTGCGTTTTTACAAATGTAATAAATCCCCGGTCTGCTATCTCGAGGAATTCCGCTGAATTCTTCAAGAAAACTTTAGTGAAAAAGGGGGCGACCATTGGCGCGAACGCGACCATTTTGTGCGGCATTACTATTGGCCGTTTTGCTTTTGTCGGAGCGGGGGCGGTGGTGACGAAAAGCGTTCCTGATTTTGGGCTTTTTTTCGGTAATCCGGCACGTTTAATGGGGTGGATGTGCGCTTGCGGCACAAAAATAAAGTTCTTGGCCGCGAAGGGAACTTGTGTAAGCTGTAAGGCCGTTTATAAAAAATCAGGGAAAGTGGTTGTTGCCGCTTTAAAGAAAAGTAAAATTCAAAATCAATGAAGATCCTGTCTTTAATATCGAAGACTTTTAGCCTTGAGAAAAAACCGGTTAAGTTTTTAGCGCTGGGAATTGCTCTTCTGATCGTTCTTGTTTTCGCGTATACCGGATTCTTAAAGGCATCAACACAAATTGATTATGCGCTTTTTAGCATTGATCAAACCTTTTCCTGGCGCAGCACGCCCGAAGGGATCTTGCGCACGGATGCGTTGGCGGATTACGACACCCTTCTTTTGTCCAAAGATTCTTGGAATGATTTTGATCTGTCGTTTTTGTTAATAAATCCGAAAGATTGCGGCGTGCTTTACAATTTTAAAGATGATAAAAACTTTCATTTTGTATATTTTAACAAAGCCCAGCAAAAGATATTTATCGGCCTTAATACCCAACAAAAGCCCTACCTTATTAAATCCTTTCCTTTTGATATTTCCTTAGTGCTACGCGTTAATTTAAAGGTGGATCAAAATACGGTCCATATCGCGATCAACGATAAGCCGTTATTCCAATTTAATATTCCGCAAGCGGAAGGAAAATTAGCTCTTGTTTTAAATGATGCCAAGCTTCCTAAAACCGCTTTTAGCCAGATCTCAATGAGCGGTCACACGCGTGACGGCAGGCACATTGTCCGTCGAGCAAGCCCGGAATATCTCTCAGGATCTCATCTTATTTCTTCATTCTTTCTTTTAGCGGCGATGCTGGCGTTCAGTGGTTATCTAGCCAAGGTCTTTGAATATTTGTCAAAGAATGCTCTAGCGCATCCAACTCAGAAAAACTCTTTTGGGATCCTTTGGGCGGTTTTTATCCATTTGCTAACTGCGACTTTTGTTTTTTGGCCGTTTCTTTTAAAGGGAAGTGTTTTGGTGTCTAGCGCCGACAATTTTGGAGAAATCTTTCCGCTATTCTTCTTATCAAAACATAACTTTATCGATATCTTAAGCGGGCAATCTTTGTCTTTGTGGAACCCATATACGCACAATGGAATGCCGTTTTTTTCCAGCCATTGGAATATGATCTATTATCCGCTGAATTGGGTCATTTTCCTATTTGACGATAAGAATGTTTTAACCGCGTTAACGGCGCGGACATTTTTAGAAGTTTTCTTGATCGGAATTTTTGCTTATCAATTCTTTCGCCGCGAACTAAGATCTCAGGGTTGGGCGCTTTTTTCTTCAGTGGTATACCAATTATGTTCTTTGTTGATCTTTACATTGACGGTTTTTCCGGCCATATCGCTGTATTTTGCCATGACTTTGTATCTTTATTTGATCTGGTCACTCAGTGAAAGGACAAAGATATGGAATTATCTTTGGGTAACCGTGTCTCTTATTTTGATCTTCACATCGGCCAACATGGCGTTTATTTTTTATGCCGGCATTTCGCTGGCGATCTTTACAGTGTATCGGCTGATAAGCCAGGAAGTAGGACAAAAAGCCAGGAATGAGAACTTTGTTTTAATTTTTGCCAGCGTGATCACGGCTATTTTAATTTCTGCGATTCGCCTGATCCCGTGCGCGCTGGGCATTTTAGCCAGCAATCGAATTGTGGATAATTTTTACACTCTCCACGATCGTTCGGCAATGCTGGTGAGACTTTTTGTTCCGGAAATTGCCGGATGGTTCGGGTCTCATTCTTTTAATGCCCTGACATCAAGGAATTTAAATCTGATCTTTGAACGCAGCGACTTACCGTCTAATTCTCAAAATATG
The nucleotide sequence above comes from Candidatus Omnitrophota bacterium. Encoded proteins:
- a CDS encoding class I SAM-dependent methyltransferase, with the protein product MLGQELIYDQSLSGAERFYIRIFGIPINGLRIRARRILPLITAKYSKILDAGCGQGIFTFEMARRLPKSQITGIDIDKKLLERNEKIAKKVSLVNCQFLYQDINHLSFKNQYDLVLNVDNLEHLEEDEKALCNFYAALKPGGELILHVPAYYRRWIFFGWKVNFDVDGHYRPGYTMEDILEKIKRVGFQVVENYYTYGWLETITNNISYLITKARMKNKCLYAAVFPFLLIVSYFGRNSKPARGAGVLVIARK
- a CDS encoding bi-domain-containing oxidoreductase; translated protein: MKQLIRRVIDPKGIIRIEEIPTPHAGENQALISSHYSLISSGTELAEISKNPIELAKLALTDPWMRNAVKDLIFSGGLKETADTITNELFLYRLIGYSGSGIVLAKGKNITDVQVGDKVAFAAQGHAEQVAAYANHVVKIPENLDLKYAAFATVGAVALQGIRRSQGQIGEWVVVYGLGLLGQLAAQILLASGMRVIGIDLSEQRVELAMKAGLKYVVNPAKDDAVDTVLRITAGKGADCVMICAASQDSVIANNAMKMARKQGRVTFVGIVKMDLERKPFFLNELDLSFSRAYGPGSYDPSYEKGRIEYPYQYIRWTEKRNLEEVIRLMAENRLNIEPLIDSIFPLGEAQKAFDKVKTSQMKSVAVLLSYPKNEKIETKIVSAVPRRHVSKDVINIGVIGSGNFTRNVHIPNLSRLKKFNIKAICSASGMNAAAMAKRYNIECVTTQYHDILQDPNIDTILIATRHDLHSLIAIEAAKAQKNIFVEKPVAMSLQDLDAVRQAVKENDVCFMAGYNRRFSPIVQKAKKYITQKPIVMNYVVNIKNLSDSHWTLDPVEGGGRLLGEADHFFDLMNCFAGSRPKEVSAASFPISTDTKEGLFNFAVQVKYENNSLGQLIYTSLGGPKIPRERLEIFCGSKTLEIIDFNTLLINGKIQSKMLGMGHFEELEYFSTKISGHCSDEDLDDALSASWVCLKAHEQIIHR
- a CDS encoding NDP-sugar synthase, giving the protein MKTPSKLSDSYAVILCGGRGLRMGTLTRHVPKPLVLINGKPILWYIFRELYSIGFRKFIFPLGYLGNMIKSYVDRNFAQLNCEIVLVDTGINTPIARRLAKIARFIPDGKDFLLLNGDAFFRFDLKEMYKKHSRTKSWLTLASAEIVSNYGLIYEKNGRVINFDRDAKIDRYGLSGKKNNYGFIYSGIAFLNKRALTATNLRQCDSFEEKLYPLLIRKGKATHWAAKGFWHSVDSPKDIQQAENIVRKFKLTTLREIK
- a CDS encoding radical SAM protein, with translation MTPDLLKRYSYQNRYVSDVDEVIRKILNKTIIPHQLEIQPGRLGGDKLCWLSCPYCYGGTSKNTQERLRPERYVEILRQAAQGPNGGINKFIFAGYATDPLNYEHIDDLLQTARDNNVIFGFHTKSIRFSDRFLGLLTGSNIQKLSYFSISVDAGNPESYNRTHGVGHSSGDIYHKVLENIRRVTAARKLTNCPLDVSATYLVTQFNNSTEEVVSAIKDLTAAGVDIIRFTFPQVPRGHEKADQDVMVPGRQEILDSFKRLKPVIDSFTSDQVQVVILDFDADYGIAEQRRTHPCFARFVFPTIGFDGYLAHCSESAAPHFRDMSLGNLAQRDFWDLFYDYDVKNFKKYVESFFVKMCKNDCRCDRKEHVVNSLFKQSGIIEKI
- a CDS encoding Gfo/Idh/MocA family oxidoreductase, which translates into the protein MKKSDQLQVAVLGASGIGRAHVREFTRAGAFVKGILGRSQESASQTAARLNKEFRLSLKPFWNIEELLNCGIDAVSIATPWDIHFEQIRKSLDKGLFVFCEKPLFWNKAVTPEGIKKDCRYLLENAQEKLALNICNIAYLQAYEKLYGLPPKIESFEFSYFAQGKHNGDEIGVDLLPHGISLINYLAPRGVLSSLKKEITQNDYHCWFQYTGIKCHFHFKEDPKGPKEFSFKINGLKTSRSFEVRDNQYCPSLIRDDELRQENPVADPFFVFISDFVNKIKTKEKFLCDTKAAVQNMQMVSDIILA
- a CDS encoding glycosyltransferase family 4 protein, with amino-acid sequence MNIVHISSSVFRIHGASKWLLLFTTTLEEKGHNNTIVCPRFCIPLPFWFKGSIQPLFKSKTKVREKSGFVKICSIFSQIATIIFLPIIIPRKTDVIVLHSEESLFAAVLSKILFPKAKLIYYCYQIPRELYDLRDCTKKTYGIWMTVFSPFIAVYKVLHKRLPRLADGVLVWSSQEIISARSLYGDLRFCVVPAGVDYLRFEITDDAAKKVEAFRNRLSLGKKKILLMNASLTKKKNIPEFLDLIYRLTHERQEIHGLIIGEGPEYGQLQDTVRRLGIEKSVTFLGYVAQEDLSTYYFLCDILFFIEFNPPWTMSIIEAAAAKKPVIVTTGGSIPTLVKDKETGYVVQDLADDLYQRTKFLLDDPRRCQEMGENNFQHCRPFSAEESVKNFLKMLENL